The following are encoded in a window of Brachyhypopomus gauderio isolate BG-103 chromosome 18, BGAUD_0.2, whole genome shotgun sequence genomic DNA:
- the LOC143482275 gene encoding uncharacterized protein LOC143482275 has protein sequence MSCDLIVKMVDSKSYAECQNILLDWCRGENLNVQYAVLILGVPEDLAIGQIEEVLHSVRCWGRVRVRGRSFRSEMQSLLVLCECREAVDSDRVPPEVIPPDGSEPWTVITANKPAKVADEFAQKLQELLLTEGKTMADLHRLTTPASPQPSTSEPLLRTVSELLSQSRSVQVEGHSYRRLRTFSGVQPTPMGEEMLDPWLEQAYMMIEESECTEKEKRRRIIESVKGPALEIVKAVKYSDPDASPGAYLDAINSAFGTTESGEDLYFAFRLLHQNSGERLSEFVRRLEQALTKVVQKGGLSAQDRDRVRIEQLLRGAVGSDLLLVQLRLRERRSNPPCFLDLLSEIRTEEAYQASRQKINATVRQVQTAGRLESNSPEVHTLRAELKELKTKFAELAKQNPPCTARVAETSRVMPNVVTDQSPNSEVTALRKQVKRLQHKVEGIEDSSGQPSVSPTKVVTADYAKSDIRNSTAKDADDYFCYRCGENGHIATKCNAPENTQKVIQKLIRSLRRAQEGKTKDRKSAEMSCSVKRSSVMTVKTDPLPKGLVGPSSVITVKINGEPCSALLDSGSQVTIIFEAWYQEHLSDVPIQPVSGLSVWGLSESSYPYLGYIVVDMQFSKELMKVQETITVLALVCPGPKSPDQTPIIIGTNASFFKRLAELCRDNCGIDITGRDEEQAHCTEVNVVDEAVGLVKWMGPGSLIIPPATSCCVPCEVAFRQSMSQDVLIMEPPSESLPSSILLQPVVIPASAVDVASFPVVMQNESTREVDLPVGTVLGCLYATDSVIVPTAQDTTDSIDPELIQFGDSPVPEQWKERLRSKLSKRVRVFSLDDWDVGLAQGVTHRIRLKDQRPFRERSRRLAPADIEDVRRHLQELLAAGIIKESRSPYASPIVIARKKNGSVRMCIDYRTLNNRTVPDQYTTPKIDDALDCLAGSRWFTVLDLRSGYYQIAMAEEDKEKTAFICPLGFYQFERMPQGIMGAPATFQRLMEKAVGDMNLLQVLVYLDDVEIQYTLTDGPGERTPVSESEDEDPTNPDVIRYGETIQFESDGDMPAEDEQEEHAALSLESDDLEIDRQGETPKSHDLSSTVCDENTKVPAKRKVKPVIRLTYDQPGKSKDQKMTIIHRGIVIRLG, from the coding sequence ATGAGCTGTGACTTGATAGTCAAAATGGTGGATTCTAAATCTTATGCTGAGTGCCAAAATATTTTGTTGGATTGGTGTAGGGGGGAGAATTTAAATGTCCAGTATGCAGTCCTTATCCTAGGGGTCCCTGAAGACTTAGCCATAGGACAGATTGAAGAAGTGTTACACTCCGTGCGCTGCTGGGGGCGGGTGCGGGTAAGGGGTAGGTCATTTCGCAGTGAGATGCAAAGTCTATTAGTCTTGTGCGAGTGCAGAGAAGCAGTTGACTCGGATCGTGTGCCCCCAGAAGTAATTCCCCCCGATGGATCTGAGCCATGGACAGTAATAACTGCAAATAAACCAGCTAAGGTTGCAGATGAATTTGCACAGAAACTACAGGAATTACTCCTAACTGAAGGCAAAACAATGGCAGACCTCCACCGTCTCACCACTCCTGCTAGCCCACAGCCAAGTACATCGGAGCCTCTCCTTCGTACCGTGAGCGAGTTGCTGAGTCAGAGTAGAAGTGTTCAAGTAGAAGGACACAGCTATCGTCGACTCAGAACCTTTTCAGGCGTTCAGCCCACACCTATGGGTGAGGAAATGTTAGATCCTTGGTTGGAACAAGCCTATATGATGATAGAGGAAAGTGAATGCACTGAGAAAGAGAAACGGCGACGCATTATAGAGAGCGTTAAGGGTCCTGCTCTGGAAATTGTGAAAGCTGTAAAATACAGTGATCCTGATGCTAGCCCAGGCGCTTATCTGGATGCAATAAATAGCGCATTTGGAACCACTGAGTCTGGGGAAGACTTGTATTTTGCCTTCAGACTACTGCATCAAAACTCAGGTGAAAGGCTGTCTGAGTTTGTGAGGCGATTAGAGCAAGCATTGACTAAGGTGGTACAAAAGGGGGGCCTCTCTGctcaagacagagacagagtacGAATTGAACAGCTTTTGAGGGGAGCAGTGGGGTCAGATCTTCTATTAGTACAACTTAGACTGCGTGAAAGGAGAAGTAACCCCCCATGTTTTTTAGACCTGCTCAGTGAGATACGCACTGAAGAAGCGTATCAAGCGTCACGCCAGAAGATAAACGCTACTGTGCGTCAAGTGCAAACAGCTGGGAGACTGGAGTCTAACAGTCCGGAGGTCCACACCTTAAGAGCTGAATTGAAAGAGTTAAAGACCAAGTTTGCTGAATTAGCCAAACAAAACCCCCCTTGTACAGCTAGAGTCGCTGAAACAAGCCGAGTAATGCCCAATGTGGTTACAGACCAGAGCCCTAATTCAGAAGTTACTGCTTTAAGAAAACAAGTTAAGAGATTGCAGCACAAAGTAGAAGGCATAGAAGATAGTAGTGGACAACCCTCAGTATCTCCCACTAAAGTTGTCACTGCTGATTATGCCAAGTCAGATATTAGAAATTCAACAGCAAAAGATGCGGATGATTATTTTTGTTATAGATGTGGAGAAAATGGCCACATTGCCACTAAGTGTAATGCTCCTGAGAACACACAGAAAGTGATCCAAAAATTGATCCGTTCACTGAGAAGAGCTCAGGAGGGGAAGACTAAAGACAGAAAGTCTGCCGAAATGTCATGCTCAGTCAAGAGAAGTTCTGTGATGACGGTGAAGACTGATCCATTGCCAAAAGGGTTAGTTGGTCCCTCTtctgttatcactgttaaaatCAATGGCGAACCATGTAGTGCTTTATTAGATAGTGGGTCCCAGGTCACAATAATTTTTGAGGCTTGGTACCAAGAACATCTCTCAGATGTACCCATTCAGCCAGTGTCTGGTTTGTCAGTATGGGGTCTGAGTGAGTCCAGCTACCCCTATCTGGGCTACATTGTGGTAGACATGCAGTTTTCCAAAGAGCTCATGAAGGTCCAGGAGACTATTACAGTCTTGGCATTGGTTTGTCCAGGTCCAAAAAGTCCAGATCAGACACCCATCATTATTGGCACTAATGCTAGTTTTTTCAAGAGATTGGCAGAATTGTGCAGGGATAACTGTGGCATTGACATTACTGGCAGAGATGAGGAGCAAGCTCATTGCACAGAAGTGAACGTGGTCGACGAGGCCGTAGGATTGGTCAAATGGATGGGCCCTGGGTCTTTGATCATCCCACCGGCCACTAGCTGTTGTGTACCATGTGAGGTGGCATTTCGTCAGTCTATGTCCCAAGATGTATTAATCATGGAACCTCCATCAGAGAGTCTCCCCTCTAGTATTCTACTACAGCCCGTGGTTATACCCGCTTCAGCCGTCGATGTAGCCAGCTTTCCGGTCGTCATGCAGAATGAGTCTACAAGGGAAGTAGACCTGCCTGTTGGAACTGTATTGGGATGTCTTTATGCTACTGACTCCGTGATTGTTCCCACAGCACAGGATACGACTGATAGCATAGACCCTGAGCTCATACAGTTCGGGGATTCTCCTGTGCCAGAGCAATGGAAAGAACGGCTACGGAGCAAGTTGTCCAAAAGGGTTAGAGTTTTTTCATTGGATGACTGGGATGTAGGATTAGCCCAAGGAGTGACTCATCGCATTAGGCTGAAAGACCAGAGACCTTTTCGTGAGCGATCAAGACGGTTGGCCCCAGCTGACATTGAAGATGTGAGGCGGCATCTTCAGGAACTTTTAGCTGCGGGGATAATTAAAGAATCTCGGAGCCCATACGCCTCGCCAATTGTGATTGCTCGGAAGAAAAATGGCAGTGTTAGGATGTGTATTGATTATCGCACCCTCAATAACAGAACAGTACCCGACCAATACACTACACCCAAGATTGATGACGCACTAGATTGCTTAGCTGGAAGCAGATGGTTCACAGTCCTTGACCTGCGCAGCGGCTACTATCAAATTGCCATGGCTGAGGAAGATAAAGAAAAAACTGCCTTTATATGCCCGTTAGGATTTTATCAGTTCGAACGGATGCCACAAGGGATCATGGGAGCTCCAGCCACATTCCAGAGGCTGATGGAAAAGGCAGTGGGTGACATGAACCTACTCCAGGTACTTGTGTATCTCGATGATGTTGAAATCCAGTATACTCTGACAGATGGACCGGGTGAAAGAACTCCGGTGAGCGAGAGTGAAGATGAAGATCCAACCAACCCAGATGTTATTAGGTATGGGGAGACGATACAATTTGAGTCAGATGGCGACATGCCTGCGGAGGATGAGCAAGAGGAACATGCAGCCTTGTCTCTGGAATCTGATGACCTAGAAATTGACAGACAGGGAGAAACTCCAAAAAGTCATGATTTATCGAGTACTGTCTGTGATGAGAATACCAAAGTACCAGCCAAGAGAAAAGTGAAACCAGTGATAAGGCTCACATATGATCAGCCAGGGAAATCCAAAGATCAGAAGATGACCATTATACACAGAGGAATAGTTATTAGGTTGGGATAA